The following coding sequences lie in one Falco naumanni isolate bFalNau1 chromosome 18, bFalNau1.pat, whole genome shotgun sequence genomic window:
- the BRCA1 gene encoding breast cancer type 1 susceptibility protein isoform X4 translates to MDFSVIAIGDVQNVLSAMWKNLECPICLDMVEEPVSTKCDHVFCRFCMFKLFSRKKKGVVQCPLCKTEVTKRSLRENTRFKQLIEALLETIYAFELDTGVKFLNSHHVPKTSTEVTATESLCKESSVIQSKVFRNRKRSAKENGQENCTLEANVDTQLTNTRVKGCPLRNKTQKRGSQKGIYIEFGSDSSEELFKQASNIGLEEKAALQTSSEEKLEELKNAEKGKEYSCNNQPDMLGAKEVILPNVVGQGSGYDSENSYVEDSCEPFSQGEILTTQEKNVMQSNLKKLQREMAVLEAVLKQHGSQDCGFSLIHRELPHSSGEGILGMEQMQQGRGAESTSEGNFENHKGRSSEGLSANDLHDMPSDSLNNKTKELEKERSPELLLPSSKSRSLKRLHLEKGLQCDSVPKSKAHSEKTKPAQEVVQEYSQCQLEAENADEQKSGTRLNSSSVLSNLCGNVTRIPNNSSSSVRLLNPRTEEATISSVVAQKANKSCAQEHKLKRSVCLPLSALHNAAGKENTTSPGVTNRKEMSIVASGLNQSENLLVQKFARKTQSTLSNHITEGTTHVIIKTDQELVCERTLKYFLGIAGRKWVVSYQWVIQSFKEGRILNEEDFEVRGDVINGRNHQGPRRARQSLTEKIFKDFEICCYGPFIDMTTEHLEWMVELCGATVVKQPHLFSHTANSTAVVVVQPDAWMANTDYRAIQRKNNVAMVTREWVLDSVACYECQELDAYLVS, encoded by the exons ATGGACTTCTCTGTGATTGCTATTGGAGATGtacaaaatgttctttcagcTATGTGGAAGAACTTGGAGTGCCCAATATG tttgGACATGGTAGAAGAGCCGGTTTCAACAAAATGTGATCATGTATTCTGCAG attCTGCATGTTTAAGCTCttcagtagaaagaaaaaaggtgtgGTACAGTGTCCTCTGTGTAAGACTGAAGTTACCAAGAG AAGTCTGAGAGAAAATACCAGATTTAAGCAACTAATTGAAGCATTGTTGGAAACTATCTATGCGTTTGAGCTTGACACTGGAGTAAAGT ttttaaacagTCATCACGTTCCTAAAACATCCACAGAAGTCACTGCTACTGAGTCCCTGTGTAAAGAAAGTTCTGTCATCCAAAGTAAGGTcttcagaaacaggaaaagaagtgCTAAAGAAAATGGACAAGAAAACTGCACCTTG GAAGCTAATGTGGATACACAGCTTACAAACACCAGGGTCAAAGGGTGTCCactaagaaacaaaacccagaaacgTGGCTCTCAGAAAGGGATTTATATAGAGTTTG gctCTGATTCATCTGAAGAGCTTTTTAAACAGGCAAGCAACATTGG AttagaagagaaagcagcacttcagaCTTCATCTGAAGAAAAGCTAGAAGAACTTAAGAATgctgagaaagggaaagaatattCTTGCAATAATCAGCCTGACATGCTGGGTGCTAAAGAAGTAATTCTACCAAATGTCGTAG GTCAAGGATCTGGCTATGACAGTGAAAACAGCTATGTGGAAGACTCATGTGAACCATTCTCTCAGGGTGAAATCCTTACTACACAG GAGAAGAATGTTATGCAGAGTAACCTAAAAAAACTTCAGCGTGAAATGGCTGTACTTGAAGCAGTGCTAAAGCAACATGGAAGTCAGGACTGTGGGTTTTCACTTATCCATAGGGAACTGCCACATTCCAGTGGCGAAGGAATACTTGGAATGGAACAAATGCAACAAGGAAGAG ggGCAGAGTCAACCTCAGaaggaaattttgaaaatcATAAAGGCAGAAGTTCAGAGGGATTGTCAGCCAATGATCTCCATGATATGCCAAGTGATTCTCTcaacaataaaaccaaagagttagaaaaagaaag GTCTCCAGAATTGTTGCTTCCATCTTCTAAATCCCGCTCGTTAAAGAGGCTACATTTGGAGAAAGGTCTTCAGTGTGACAGTGTGCCGAAGAGCAAAGCTCAttctgaaaagacaaaacctgCGCAGGAAGTGGTACAAGAATATAGTCAGTGCCAACTTGAAGCAG aaaacgCAGATGAGCAGAAATCTGGGACCAGGCTAAACAGTTCGTCTGTCTTATCAAATCTCTGTGGCAATGTGACCAGGATTCCAAATAactcttcctcttctgtaaGGCTTCTTAACCCTCGAACGGAAGAAGCAACAATTAGTTCTGTTGTAGCTCAGAAAGCTAATAAAAGCTGCGCTCAAGAACATAAATTGAAGAGAAGTGTGTGTCTTCCTCTATCTGCTCTGCACAatgcagctgggaaagaaaatactacAAGTCCGGGGGTGactaacaggaaagaaatgtcaATTGTGGCATCAGGTCTGAATCAAAGTGAAAAT TTGCTGGTCCAGAAGTTTGCAAGAAAAACTCAGAGCACTTTATCCAATCACATTACTGAAGGAACAACTCATGTCATAATAAAAACAG ATCAGGAGCTGGTGTGCGAACGGACACTGAAGTACTTCCTGGGTattgcaggaagaaaatgggTAGTTAGTTACCAGT GGGTAATTCAGTCTTTTAAAGAAGGCAGGATACTGAATGAG gaggACTTTGAAGTTAGAGGAGATGTAATCAATGGGAGAAACCACCAAGGTCCTAGGAGGGCTAGACAGTCTCTGACTGAGAAG ATCTTCAAAGACTTTGAGATCTGTTGCTATGGTCCTTTCATTGATATGACTACAG AACATCTAGAATGGATGGTGGAGCTTTGTGGTGCTACTGTCGTGAAGCAACCTCATCTGTTCTCACACACAGCA AATTCTACTGCTGTCGTGGTTGTGCAGCCAGATGCTTGGATGGCAAACACAGATTATAGAG CAATCCAACGAAAGAACAATGTTGCCATGGTGACTCGAGAGTGGGTATTAGACAGTGTTGCTTGCTATGAGTGCCAGGAATTGGATGCTTACCTTGTGTCCTAA
- the BRCA1 gene encoding breast cancer type 1 susceptibility protein isoform X3 translates to MDFSVIAIGDVQNVLSAMWKNLECPICLDMVEEPVSTKCDHVFCRFCMFKLFSRKKKGVVQCPLCKTEVTKRSLRENTRFKQLIEALLETIYAFELDTGVKFLNSHHVPKTSTEVTATESLCKESSVIQSKVFRNRKRSAKENGQENCTLEANVDTQLTNTRVKGCPLRNKTQKRGSQKGIYIEFGSDSSEELFKQASNIGLEEKAALQTSSEEKLEELKNAEKGKEYSCNNQPDMLGAKEVILPNVVGEVDFSKENLSKKNTWSITENAKPGQVNMTEYQSSPSNVRALDLLTEQCDGIGQGSGYDSENSYVEDSCEPFSQGEILTTQEKNVMQSNLKKLQREMAVLEAVLKQHGSQDCGFSLIHRELPHSSGEGILGMEQMQQGRGAESTSEGNFENHKGRSSEGLSANDLHDMPSDSLNNKTKELEKERSPELLLPSSKSRSLKRLHLEKGLQCDSVPKSKAHSEKTKPAQEVVQEYSQCQLEAENADEQKSGTRLNSSSVLSNLCGNVTRIPNNSSSSVRLLNPRTEEATISSVVAQKANKSCAQEHKLKRSVCLPLSALHNAAGKENTTSPGVTNRKEMSIVASGLNQSENLLVQKFARKTQSTLSNHITEGTTHVIIKTDQELVCERTLKYFLGIAGRKWVVSYQWVIQSFKEGRILNEEDFEVRGDVINGRNHQGPRRARQSLTEKIFKDFEICCYGPFIDMTTEHLEWMVELCGATVVKQPHLFSHTANSTAVVVVQPDAWMANTDYRAIQRKNNVAMVTREWVLDSVACYECQELDAYLVS, encoded by the exons ATGGACTTCTCTGTGATTGCTATTGGAGATGtacaaaatgttctttcagcTATGTGGAAGAACTTGGAGTGCCCAATATG tttgGACATGGTAGAAGAGCCGGTTTCAACAAAATGTGATCATGTATTCTGCAG attCTGCATGTTTAAGCTCttcagtagaaagaaaaaaggtgtgGTACAGTGTCCTCTGTGTAAGACTGAAGTTACCAAGAG AAGTCTGAGAGAAAATACCAGATTTAAGCAACTAATTGAAGCATTGTTGGAAACTATCTATGCGTTTGAGCTTGACACTGGAGTAAAGT ttttaaacagTCATCACGTTCCTAAAACATCCACAGAAGTCACTGCTACTGAGTCCCTGTGTAAAGAAAGTTCTGTCATCCAAAGTAAGGTcttcagaaacaggaaaagaagtgCTAAAGAAAATGGACAAGAAAACTGCACCTTG GAAGCTAATGTGGATACACAGCTTACAAACACCAGGGTCAAAGGGTGTCCactaagaaacaaaacccagaaacgTGGCTCTCAGAAAGGGATTTATATAGAGTTTG gctCTGATTCATCTGAAGAGCTTTTTAAACAGGCAAGCAACATTGG AttagaagagaaagcagcacttcagaCTTCATCTGAAGAAAAGCTAGAAGAACTTAAGAATgctgagaaagggaaagaatattCTTGCAATAATCAGCCTGACATGCTGGGTGCTAAAGAAGTAATTCTACCAAATGTCGTAG GTGAAGTTGATTTCTCGAAGGAAAACTTGAGCAAGAAAAACACTTGGAGCATCACTGAAAATGCCAAACCTGGCCAAGTGAATATGACTGAATATCAGAGTTCTCCTTCGAATGTTCGTGCCCTAGACCTACTTACAGAGCAGTGTGATGGAATAG GTCAAGGATCTGGCTATGACAGTGAAAACAGCTATGTGGAAGACTCATGTGAACCATTCTCTCAGGGTGAAATCCTTACTACACAG GAGAAGAATGTTATGCAGAGTAACCTAAAAAAACTTCAGCGTGAAATGGCTGTACTTGAAGCAGTGCTAAAGCAACATGGAAGTCAGGACTGTGGGTTTTCACTTATCCATAGGGAACTGCCACATTCCAGTGGCGAAGGAATACTTGGAATGGAACAAATGCAACAAGGAAGAG ggGCAGAGTCAACCTCAGaaggaaattttgaaaatcATAAAGGCAGAAGTTCAGAGGGATTGTCAGCCAATGATCTCCATGATATGCCAAGTGATTCTCTcaacaataaaaccaaagagttagaaaaagaaag GTCTCCAGAATTGTTGCTTCCATCTTCTAAATCCCGCTCGTTAAAGAGGCTACATTTGGAGAAAGGTCTTCAGTGTGACAGTGTGCCGAAGAGCAAAGCTCAttctgaaaagacaaaacctgCGCAGGAAGTGGTACAAGAATATAGTCAGTGCCAACTTGAAGCAG aaaacgCAGATGAGCAGAAATCTGGGACCAGGCTAAACAGTTCGTCTGTCTTATCAAATCTCTGTGGCAATGTGACCAGGATTCCAAATAactcttcctcttctgtaaGGCTTCTTAACCCTCGAACGGAAGAAGCAACAATTAGTTCTGTTGTAGCTCAGAAAGCTAATAAAAGCTGCGCTCAAGAACATAAATTGAAGAGAAGTGTGTGTCTTCCTCTATCTGCTCTGCACAatgcagctgggaaagaaaatactacAAGTCCGGGGGTGactaacaggaaagaaatgtcaATTGTGGCATCAGGTCTGAATCAAAGTGAAAAT TTGCTGGTCCAGAAGTTTGCAAGAAAAACTCAGAGCACTTTATCCAATCACATTACTGAAGGAACAACTCATGTCATAATAAAAACAG ATCAGGAGCTGGTGTGCGAACGGACACTGAAGTACTTCCTGGGTattgcaggaagaaaatgggTAGTTAGTTACCAGT GGGTAATTCAGTCTTTTAAAGAAGGCAGGATACTGAATGAG gaggACTTTGAAGTTAGAGGAGATGTAATCAATGGGAGAAACCACCAAGGTCCTAGGAGGGCTAGACAGTCTCTGACTGAGAAG ATCTTCAAAGACTTTGAGATCTGTTGCTATGGTCCTTTCATTGATATGACTACAG AACATCTAGAATGGATGGTGGAGCTTTGTGGTGCTACTGTCGTGAAGCAACCTCATCTGTTCTCACACACAGCA AATTCTACTGCTGTCGTGGTTGTGCAGCCAGATGCTTGGATGGCAAACACAGATTATAGAG CAATCCAACGAAAGAACAATGTTGCCATGGTGACTCGAGAGTGGGTATTAGACAGTGTTGCTTGCTATGAGTGCCAGGAATTGGATGCTTACCTTGTGTCCTAA